The Struthio camelus isolate bStrCam1 chromosome 14, bStrCam1.hap1, whole genome shotgun sequence genome has a window encoding:
- the GLT8D1 gene encoding glycosyltransferase 8 domain-containing protein 1: MTLRKVNISILIVAVVIFLLVLHHNFLGLSDFLKRELSDSSPLGLQPIDFIPAIPQRLTDERNKEISVVIAASDERLGGAIAAMNSIYRNTRSNVVFHIVTLNDTVDHLRVWLSNTALKNLKYRILDFDPRVLEGKVPVDPEKADTLKPLTFARFYLPSLVPQAEKAIYVDDDVIVQDDILELYNTPLKPGHAAAFSDDCDSTTNKFAVRGAGNQYNYIGFLDYKKETIRKLAMKASTCSFNPGVFVANLTEWKLQNITKQLEKWMTLNVAEELYSKTLAGSITTPPLLIVFYKQHSSIDPMWNVRHLGSSAGKRYSPQFVKAAKLLHWNGHFKPWGRTASYAEVWEKWYIPDPTGKFSLLRRHSEAYEAK, encoded by the exons ATGACATTAAGGAAAG tgaacATTTCCATCCTCATAGTGGCTGTTGTTATATTTTTGTTAGTTCTTCATCATAACTTCCTAGGCCTCAGTGACTTCTTGAAACGGGAATTGTCAG ATTCAAGTCCGTTAGGACTTCAGCCTATAGATTTCATACCTGCGATTCCCCAGAGGTTGACAGATGAAAGGAATAAGGAGATTTCTGTGGTCATTGCAGCATCAGATGAGAGGCTTGGAGGTGCAATTGCAGCCATGAACAGTATTTACCGTAACACCAGATCCAACGTGGTTTTCCATATTGTTACTTTGAATGATACCGTGGATCACTTGAG GGTGTGGCTAAGTAACACCgctttgaaaaatctgaaataccGAATTTTGGATTTCGACCCTCGTGTCTTGGAAGGGAAAGTACCAGTGGATCCTGAGAAGGCAGACACCTTAAAACCA TTAACCTTTGCAAGATTCTACTTGCCCAGTTTGGTGCCTCAAGCAGAGAAGGCCATCTATGTGGATGATGATGTAATCGTGCAAG ATGATATCCTTGAACTTTACAACACACCATTGAAACCTGGACATGCAGCTGCATTTTCAGATGATTGTGACTCGACCACTAATAAATTTGCCGTCCGTGGAGCAGGGAATCAG TATAATTACATTGGATTTCTAGATTACAAAAAAGAAACCATCCGAAAGCTTGCCATGAAAGCCAGCACCTGCTCTTTCAATCCAGGAGTTTTTGTGGCCAATTTGACGGAATGGAAACTACAGAACATCACTAAACAATTGGAGAAGTGGATGACGCTTAATGTAGC aGAGGAACTGTACAGTAAGACTCTGGCTGGCAGCATCACTACACCTCCACTGCTCATTGTATTTTACAAGCAACATTCCAGTATTGATCCGATGTGGAATGTCCGACATCTTG GCTCTAGTGCTGGAAAAAGATACTCTCCTCAGTTTGTGAAAGCTGCCAAGCTGCTCCACTGGAATGGACATTTCAAACCATGGGGAAGAACAGCTTCATATGCTGAGGTCTGGGAGAAGTGGTATATTCCTGACCCAACGGGCAAGTTTAGCCTGCTTCGCAGACACTCAGAAGCCTATGAAGCAAAGTAG